CTTTAGCACAGCCAATAGCTTACTTTTCTGCCCGAGACGCCCAACGGCAATAGAACGCAGCAGTGTCGATTTTCCCCAGCCGTCCCCCCAATAAAAACAGTGATCTTACCTCTTGGGATTTCAAGGTCAAGTTCATTAATAACAATGGTTTCTCCATATAAATTTTTTCATTTTATTCATAAATATTCCAGAATCGGTAACAATATGTTTAATGCCGAAAAGATGGTGATGAAAAATGAAAAAATGGTTTAAAAACAATCGCAACAAAGAAGACTTTGAAAAAAAGGATGAGCAAAAGGTCTTCCCAAAATCTTATGACTATAAAAAGACTTTTTACTACAATCAAAAAAACAACATTCGCTTTTCTTTAACGTTCATATCTACATTAATTGATCAAAACGTTCTTCACCAGACTGTTCTCCCGCATCTGCAGTAGAATGAATTCACGACTCTGGATGATATAAAAAAATTATTCCAATTTCAGATATGGAAATATCCGACGATCCGTCAATCATCGAACAAAAGCTTTTTAACGGTTATGTTAACGATTGAAACGGATGAAAAGCGTTTTGCCTTTATCACTGCTCAAAAACTAATCGTCCGCAGCATTACAGCTCCCGAAGTTGAGTTTAGTGTCATCGGCCCAAAGGAAGCATTTGTTGAATCCATTGACCAAAACCTTAATTTAATTTGCAAAAGAGTACCTGTAAAAGAACTTGTGATTGAGTCTCTTTCCGT
This genomic stretch from Bacillus methanolicus MGA3 harbors:
- a CDS encoding spore germination protein — protein: MLTIETDEKRFAFITAQKLIVRSITAPEVEFSVIGPKEAFVESIDQNLNLICKRVPVKELVIESLSVGNISKTKVAILYIDGIADRENVDFAVC